The proteins below are encoded in one region of Desulfobacterales bacterium:
- the aroF gene encoding 3-deoxy-7-phosphoheptulonate synthase: MLIVMRRDAGEEQVETVIRALEAKGYQARPIPGGDRVSIAVLFNKEPVDPAWAQELPGVKEAIPVTRPFKLVSRETKPEDTVVTVGDIRIGDRGMAIIAGPCAIEDEDRAMRIAEQVSSAGAHLFRGGAFKPRTSPYSFQGLGEGGLKILEKVRETFGMPVVTEVMDLECFDMVEAYADIVQIGTRNMQNFSLLRRAGQSRRPVLLKRGMSATVDEWLMAAEYIMAEGNADVILCERGVRTFVRHSRNTLDFSAVPVVQRESHLPIIVDPSHAAGFRDQVMPLARAAAAVNAHGVMVEVHNEPEKARSDGVQSLYPHQFETLCRQMRAIYDIVQH; encoded by the coding sequence ATGTTAATCGTCATGCGCCGGGATGCCGGTGAAGAACAGGTCGAAACAGTCATCCGTGCACTGGAGGCCAAGGGGTATCAGGCCCGGCCCATACCCGGGGGCGACCGGGTATCCATCGCCGTGTTATTTAACAAGGAACCGGTGGATCCGGCCTGGGCACAGGAACTGCCGGGGGTTAAGGAGGCGATTCCCGTCACCCGTCCCTTTAAGCTGGTCAGCCGCGAAACCAAGCCGGAGGATACGGTGGTCACGGTGGGCGATATCCGTATCGGCGACCGGGGAATGGCGATTATTGCCGGGCCGTGCGCCATAGAGGATGAGGACCGGGCCATGCGGATTGCCGAGCAGGTCAGTTCGGCCGGTGCGCATTTATTCCGGGGCGGGGCGTTTAAGCCGCGTACCTCGCCGTATTCTTTTCAGGGATTGGGGGAGGGGGGCCTTAAGATCCTTGAAAAGGTCCGGGAGACCTTTGGCATGCCGGTGGTCACGGAAGTAATGGACCTTGAGTGCTTTGATATGGTGGAGGCTTATGCGGATATCGTGCAGATCGGCACCCGGAACATGCAGAATTTCAGTCTCCTTCGCCGGGCGGGCCAATCCCGCCGCCCCGTGCTGTTAAAACGGGGCATGTCGGCAACTGTTGACGAATGGCTCATGGCCGCGGAATATATCATGGCCGAAGGCAACGCGGATGTTATTTTATGCGAGCGCGGGGTGCGCACGTTTGTCCGCCACAGCAGAAATACCCTGGATTTTTCGGCCGTTCCCGTGGTGCAGCGGGAAAGCCATCTGCCGATCATCGTGGACCCCAGCCATGCGGCCGGGTTCCGGGACCAGGTCATGCCGCTGGCCCGGGCCGCCGCTGCGGTCAACGCCCACGGCGTGATGGTGGAGGTTCACAATGAGCCGGAAAAAGCCCGAAGCGACGGCGTGCAGTCCCTTTACCCCCATCAGTTTGAAACCCTTTGCAGACAGATGCGGGCGATCTATGATATTGTGCAGCATTAG
- a CDS encoding DUF134 domain-containing protein, translating to MGRPHKKRYVAYNPGVSYFKPRGIPMLELEEIHLTIDEREALRLADLEGYSHEEAGRRMQVSRATFGRIIERARKTVADALINGKAINIEGGNYRLGDSERLFRCNDCAYEWNEALGTGPPAKCPACSDKNINRVPACEKNKPVDRAER from the coding sequence ATGGGACGGCCGCATAAAAAACGATATGTTGCGTATAATCCCGGTGTGAGCTATTTCAAGCCCCGGGGCATTCCGATGCTTGAGCTGGAGGAAATCCATCTAACCATTGACGAGCGGGAAGCCCTGCGGCTGGCGGATCTCGAGGGCTACTCCCACGAGGAGGCCGGGCGGCGGATGCAGGTTTCACGGGCGACATTCGGCCGCATCATCGAACGGGCGCGAAAAACCGTGGCAGATGCATTAATCAACGGCAAGGCCATCAATATTGAGGGCGGCAATTACCGCCTCGGTGACAGCGAACGCCTGTTCCGGTGCAACGACTGCGCCTATGAATGGAATGAAGCCCTTGGCACCGGGCCGCCGGCTAAATGTCCGGCCTGTTCGGATAAGAATATCAACCGGGTGCCGGCGTGTGAGAAAAACAAACCGGTCGATCGCGCCGAAAGATAA
- the radC gene encoding DNA repair protein RadC, with protein MKPIKEMPEFGRPREKLKEKGAVCLSDAELVAVILGSGQGGQEVMSIATRVARVIAKSKGQLDLEKISAVKGIGPAKASQILAGFELARRYIIKDTVKIDGPESVLPLVSFITAKKQEYFVCISLNGANEVIDTRVVTIGLLNQSPVHPREVFADVITDRAASVIFVHNHPSGDLTPSHNDFKTHKQLSDAARILGINVLDHMIVTPKGYYSFLENDKLG; from the coding sequence ATGAAGCCAATCAAAGAGATGCCGGAGTTCGGCCGGCCGCGGGAAAAACTGAAAGAAAAGGGCGCAGTTTGTTTATCCGACGCGGAACTGGTGGCGGTGATTCTGGGCAGCGGCCAGGGCGGGCAGGAGGTCATGAGCATTGCCACGCGGGTGGCCCGGGTGATTGCCAAAAGCAAAGGACAGCTGGACCTGGAAAAGATTTCAGCGGTCAAGGGCATCGGCCCGGCCAAGGCTTCTCAAATTCTGGCCGGGTTTGAACTGGCCCGGCGGTATATCATCAAAGATACTGTAAAAATTGACGGGCCGGAAAGCGTCCTGCCCCTGGTCAGCTTTATCACGGCAAAGAAGCAGGAATATTTTGTCTGCATTTCCTTAAACGGCGCCAATGAAGTGATTGACACCCGGGTGGTTACCATCGGTTTGCTGAACCAGAGCCCCGTGCACCCCCGGGAGGTATTTGCCGACGTGATCACCGACCGGGCCGCCTCGGTGATTTTTGTGCACAACCATCCCTCCGGGGATTTGACCCCCAGTCACAATGATTTTAAAACCCATAAACAGCTAAGCGACGCAGCCCGGATTCTCGGCATCAATGTGCTGGATCACATGATCGTTACGCCGAAAGGCTATTACAGTTTTCTGGAAAATGATAAATTGGGCTGA
- a CDS encoding DUF4065 domain-containing protein → MSAKECPKGHGPMKRQTNLKSTTFRGVELEVAVKEHVCPECGLTAADIAATADVQHQIAEGYRKKMGLLTGTAIRDLRQAKGLTQEELADLIEVGVASIKRWEKSNIQSASMDKLLRTYLMDDCPGDVYHGNRPLSLPRIKLVIKQLEGRLNRRLIKKTDKFLFVAKYLWYADMLAYQRLGRGLTGAAYAAITYGPQLNNYRDLIDEIKDSDTAEAEPLSAEEMSVIEKVAKTFPEDRMVYDAAHREHVWQDTPTGYMISYALASELIEISD, encoded by the coding sequence ATGAGCGCCAAAGAATGCCCGAAAGGGCACGGACCGATGAAGCGCCAGACCAATTTAAAATCAACCACTTTCCGGGGTGTTGAGCTGGAGGTGGCGGTAAAAGAACACGTATGTCCGGAGTGCGGATTAACCGCGGCCGACATTGCCGCCACAGCTGACGTGCAGCATCAAATCGCCGAGGGCTACCGGAAAAAAATGGGCCTGTTAACCGGAACGGCAATTCGTGACCTTAGGCAGGCCAAAGGGCTGACCCAGGAAGAACTCGCTGATTTAATCGAAGTCGGCGTGGCCAGCATTAAACGCTGGGAAAAATCCAATATACAGAGCGCCTCGATGGATAAGCTCCTCAGGACTTATTTAATGGATGACTGCCCGGGCGATGTCTATCATGGGAACCGCCCCCTGTCACTGCCGCGGATCAAACTCGTCATCAAACAACTTGAAGGGCGATTAAACCGGCGGCTGATCAAAAAAACGGATAAATTTTTATTTGTGGCGAAATACCTGTGGTATGCGGATATGCTGGCATACCAGAGACTGGGGCGGGGCCTAACCGGAGCTGCCTACGCAGCCATTACGTATGGCCCGCAACTTAATAACTACCGGGATTTAATTGATGAGATCAAGGATTCAGATACAGCGGAAGCAGAGCCTCTCAGCGCCGAAGAAATGTCAGTTATTGAGAAAGTCGCCAAAACATTTCCGGAAGATCGGATGGTCTATGACGCGGCGCACCGGGAGCATGTTTGGCAGGACACTCCGACCGGGTATATGATTTCCTATGCGCTGGCTTCAGAATTAATAGAGATATCTGATTAA
- a CDS encoding Mrp/NBP35 family ATP-binding protein — MAECSGGSCGQNQDQQKSREIQEQAVKDTLGKIKHKFLVMSGKGGVGKTSVSVNLAIALANKGYKVGIMDVDLHGPDVPRMLGLEGMIGASENQKLAPMQYSENLTAISIESLMPNKDDAVIWRGPLKHSAISQFISDVDWGELDFLIVDSPPGTGDEPLSVAQTIEDCRPIIVTTPQEVALWDIRKSINFCKKIQRELFGLVENMSGYVCPHCGKTADLFGTGGGEKTAKEFGINFLGRIPFDPNLVKAGDSGSSFQDAYKDSEAAQAFAGIAGHLIKLMGE; from the coding sequence ATGGCTGAATGTTCAGGCGGGTCCTGCGGTCAAAATCAGGATCAGCAGAAATCCCGGGAAATACAGGAGCAGGCGGTAAAAGATACGCTTGGCAAAATCAAGCACAAGTTTCTGGTCATGAGCGGCAAAGGCGGGGTGGGTAAAACCAGTGTGTCGGTGAATCTCGCCATCGCACTGGCCAATAAGGGCTATAAGGTCGGCATCATGGATGTGGACCTGCATGGTCCGGATGTCCCCCGCATGCTGGGGCTGGAGGGAATGATCGGGGCCAGTGAAAATCAAAAGCTTGCCCCCATGCAGTATTCGGAAAATCTCACGGCGATATCCATCGAATCGCTGATGCCGAACAAGGATGATGCGGTGATCTGGCGGGGGCCGTTAAAGCATTCCGCCATCAGTCAGTTCATATCGGATGTGGACTGGGGGGAACTCGATTTCCTGATCGTGGACTCTCCTCCCGGCACCGGGGATGAGCCGTTGAGCGTGGCCCAGACCATTGAGGACTGCCGGCCCATCATCGTGACCACGCCCCAGGAAGTGGCCCTATGGGATATCCGCAAATCGATTAATTTCTGCAAAAAAATCCAGCGGGAGCTTTTCGGCCTGGTGGAGAACATGAGCGGCTATGTCTGCCCGCACTGCGGCAAAACAGCGGACCTCTTCGGCACCGGCGGCGGGGAAAAGACCGCCAAGGAGTTCGGGATTAATTTCCTGGGCCGGATTCCGTTTGATCCCAACCTGGTCAAAGCCGGCGACTCCGGCTCCTCCTTCCAGGATGCCTACAAGGATTCAGAAGCGGCCCAAGCCTTTGCCGGCATTGCCGGGCATCTGATTAAGCTGATGGGAGAGTAG
- the hisD gene encoding histidinol dehydrogenase, giving the protein MFILDYPSDEAAQRIDDITRRGLSFNPEDVNAVSAMLDAVRARGDAALIEYTAKFDAPDLTAAELAVSEAEYQAAEAQVDAAFLNALDRAVSQIKSFHQKQLKNSWFEAARPGVFLGQLVNPVGAAGVYVPGAKGGMTPLVSSVLMGAIPARIAGVDDVVMVTPPKKDGSIDPHLLVAARRVGVDAVYKAGSAWAIAGLAYGTETLPRVDVVVGPGNIYVTIAKKLVAGIVGIDMIAGPSEILVIADDSADPEFIAADLLSQAEHDPLSSALLITDSRGIATKAAAEVEKQLAALSRKDIARASLDAYGGIIVVPDLPTALSLANQIAPEHLELLVTTPFEHLSRIRNAGAVFMGHYTPEPMGDYVAGPNHVLPTGGTARFSSALSVDTFMKQSSLIYYSEAAMAEEADDVIRLADIEGLGAHAGSVRERIKKGHK; this is encoded by the coding sequence ATGTTTATTTTGGATTATCCCTCTGATGAGGCCGCGCAGCGGATTGATGATATCACCCGGCGAGGCCTGTCCTTTAATCCCGAAGATGTCAATGCCGTATCCGCCATGCTGGATGCGGTTCGGGCCCGCGGCGATGCCGCGCTTATCGAATATACGGCAAAATTTGATGCCCCGGATTTGACCGCCGCCGAGTTGGCGGTCTCCGAAGCCGAATATCAGGCAGCGGAAGCTCAGGTGGATGCGGCTTTTTTAAATGCCTTGGACCGGGCGGTAAGCCAGATAAAAAGTTTCCACCAAAAGCAGCTTAAAAATTCCTGGTTTGAGGCGGCCCGGCCCGGGGTCTTTCTCGGCCAGCTCGTCAATCCAGTCGGTGCCGCGGGGGTTTATGTGCCGGGCGCCAAAGGCGGGATGACCCCGCTTGTATCTTCAGTTCTTATGGGGGCGATTCCGGCGCGCATTGCCGGGGTGGATGACGTGGTCATGGTGACTCCCCCAAAAAAGGACGGCAGCATTGATCCGCATCTGCTGGTGGCCGCCCGGCGGGTGGGGGTGGATGCCGTCTACAAGGCAGGCAGTGCCTGGGCCATTGCCGGGCTTGCCTATGGGACGGAAACCCTGCCGCGCGTGGATGTGGTTGTGGGACCGGGCAATATCTATGTGACCATTGCCAAAAAGCTGGTGGCCGGCATTGTGGGCATTGACATGATCGCCGGGCCGAGCGAGATCCTGGTGATTGCCGATGACTCGGCGGATCCTGAGTTTATCGCCGCGGATCTTTTGTCCCAGGCCGAACACGACCCCCTGTCCTCTGCGCTGTTGATTACCGACTCCCGGGGGATTGCCACCAAAGCCGCCGCCGAGGTGGAAAAACAGCTGGCGGCACTTTCCAGAAAGGATATCGCCCGGGCCTCGCTTGATGCCTATGGCGGTATTATTGTGGTGCCGGATCTGCCCACCGCGCTTTCCCTGGCCAACCAGATTGCGCCGGAGCACCTGGAGCTTTTGGTGACCACACCGTTTGAGCACCTAAGCCGCATCCGCAATGCCGGCGCCGTATTCATGGGCCATTATACCCCGGAGCCAATGGGCGACTATGTGGCCGGTCCGAACCATGTGCTGCCCACCGGCGGCACCGCCCGGTTTTCCTCCGCCCTGTCCGTGGATACCTTCATGAAGCAGAGCAGCCTGATCTATTATTCCGAGGCGGCCATGGCCGAGGAGGCCGATGATGTGATCCGGCTGGCTGATATCGAGGGGCTGGGCGCCCATGCCGGATCAGTCCGGGAGCGCATAAAAAAGGGCCATAAATGA
- the serC gene encoding 3-phosphoserine/phosphohydroxythreonine transaminase yields the protein MTENRIYNFNPGPATLPLPVLEEIQKELLNYKGSGMSVMEISHRSSWFEDIIEDAVARAKRLLGLDDRYQILFIQGGASLQFAMIPMNFLPEGKSADYVNTGTWSTKAIKEAEIQKKPHNVVASSEDRDFCYIPKNIQFNKDAAFAHITSNNTIKGTQFHEFPDTGGAPIVSDMSSDIFSRALDIEKFGMIYAGAQKNIGPSGICMVIIRDDMFKLIPEGLPSMLDYNTFLKKKSLYNTPPTFSIYSVQLVLKWIEETVGGMAAMEKQNQEKAKILYDCIDESDFYRGTADKDSRSLMNVTFRLPSEDLEKKFIEEATNSGLGGLKGHRSVGGCRASIYNAMPVEGLKALTDFMAKFEKANS from the coding sequence ATGACTGAAAACAGAATTTATAACTTTAACCCGGGCCCGGCCACTCTGCCGCTGCCGGTATTGGAAGAGATTCAGAAGGAGCTTTTAAACTATAAGGGCAGCGGGATGTCGGTGATGGAAATCAGCCACCGCTCCAGCTGGTTTGAAGATATCATTGAAGATGCCGTGGCCCGCGCCAAGCGCCTGCTGGGACTGGATGATCGGTATCAGATCCTTTTCATTCAGGGCGGGGCCAGCCTGCAGTTTGCCATGATCCCCATGAACTTCCTGCCTGAAGGCAAATCCGCCGATTACGTCAACACCGGGACCTGGTCCACCAAGGCCATCAAAGAAGCGGAAATCCAGAAAAAACCCCACAATGTGGTGGCCTCCTCAGAAGACCGGGATTTTTGCTATATTCCCAAAAACATTCAGTTCAACAAGGATGCGGCTTTCGCCCACATCACCTCCAATAATACCATCAAGGGCACCCAGTTCCATGAATTTCCGGATACCGGCGGAGCCCCCATCGTATCCGACATGTCCTCGGACATTTTCTCCCGGGCCCTCGACATTGAGAAATTCGGCATGATCTATGCGGGCGCGCAGAAGAACATCGGCCCATCCGGTATCTGCATGGTGATCATCCGCGATGACATGTTTAAACTGATTCCCGAGGGCCTGCCCTCGATGCTCGACTACAACACGTTTCTCAAGAAAAAATCGCTTTACAACACGCCGCCGACTTTCTCCATCTATTCTGTGCAGCTGGTGCTCAAATGGATTGAGGAAACCGTGGGCGGCATGGCGGCCATGGAAAAGCAGAACCAGGAAAAGGCGAAAATCCTGTACGACTGCATTGATGAAAGCGATTTTTACCGTGGTACGGCGGATAAAGACTCCCGGTCTTTGATGAATGTCACCTTCCGGCTGCCCAGCGAGGATCTGGAGAAAAAATTTATCGAGGAGGCCACCAACAGCGGCCTGGGCGGGCTCAAGGGCCACCGGTCCGTGGGCGGCTGCCGGGCCTCCATCTATAATGCCATGCCGGTGGAAGGCCTGAAGGCGCTGACCGATTTCATGGCCAAGTTTGAGAAGGCGAACAGCTAA
- a CDS encoding transcriptional regulator, with protein MGTIRENIIELLLQRELDAREISGQIGVSEKDVTEHLSHISRSLTHRGMKLIITPAQCYSCGYRFKDRSRHKKPGKCPRCRSEHIDPPRFSIK; from the coding sequence ATGGGCACCATTCGCGAAAATATTATTGAGCTGCTGTTGCAGAGGGAACTGGACGCCCGGGAGATTTCAGGCCAGATCGGGGTGTCGGAAAAGGATGTGACGGAACATCTGAGTCATATCAGCCGCAGTCTGACGCATCGCGGTATGAAGCTGATTATCACGCCGGCCCAGTGCTATTCTTGCGGGTATCGGTTCAAGGACCGCAGCCGGCATAAAAAACCCGGCAAATGTCCCAGGTGCCGGAGCGAGCACATCGACCCGCCGCGGTTTTCAATTAAATAA
- a CDS encoding 6-phosphofructokinase has protein sequence MTFENIDNFLSKPEVAQAISSNNTVLLKRLSFIPELCPAFKTPYTYLSPDTRHQFKIHPACREHLPDIIDNPVQKIAGTEAPDDSVRASYEKKRHVGIVFSGGPAPGGHNVIAGVFDAMTAANPESRLFGFLMGPDGLLERNYIELTRKIIENYRNIGGFSMIKTGRTKIDTQEKIALARETCKFLDLDALVIVGGDDSNTNAAFLAQELYNDGIQVMGVPKTIDGDLQARDKDDNQLVAISFGFHTAARAFANDISNLSTDCSSDVKYWHICKVMGRSASHLGLEVGLQVHPNILVIGEELAEFVDTERLERAKKQGTIDYTAYGMTLRHISRVICDGIVRRAAVGKNYGVVIIPEGILEFINEIQIFIIKLNTIIADYNSTHDTDFHSDFLTLEEKLDYLRRLARLSREENTFTIWNTRDDDLFNDIPEFFQEGLLTERDSHGNFQFSQVQTEKVIMGLVKDYLKILQEKGEYKIGIERPWYRRTMENGGLDPDAYGPVLFHNYGTDAHFLLTRPAIVSLKTLKQELDKAAGLKSNPDIPGPVKKIFQASVPKFSTQDHFYGYDGRGNDPTWFDCTYAYNLGWGVFSLIANKATGQMAGIKNLEKSFADWEPIGIPIAPMMHLEERKSKLALVLVRTTVDIDSPAFQAVKSLREKWLAARPGPDDFRHPGPVRYAGEGEDDQPLTLILNHLGNNHER, from the coding sequence ATGACCTTTGAGAACATAGATAATTTCCTGTCAAAACCCGAAGTGGCCCAGGCGATCAGTTCCAACAACACCGTGCTGCTGAAACGGCTTAGCTTTATCCCGGAGCTCTGCCCGGCCTTTAAAACCCCTTACACCTATCTGTCCCCGGATACCCGGCATCAGTTCAAAATCCACCCGGCCTGCCGGGAGCATCTGCCGGATATCATCGACAACCCGGTGCAGAAGATTGCCGGGACCGAGGCCCCTGATGACAGCGTGCGCGCATCCTATGAAAAAAAGCGCCATGTCGGCATTGTTTTCTCCGGCGGCCCGGCCCCGGGCGGGCACAACGTGATTGCCGGGGTTTTTGACGCCATGACCGCGGCCAATCCGGAAAGCCGGCTGTTCGGCTTCCTGATGGGCCCGGACGGGCTTCTGGAGAGAAACTATATCGAACTCACGCGCAAAATCATTGAAAACTATCGGAATATCGGCGGGTTTTCGATGATTAAGACCGGTCGGACCAAAATCGATACCCAGGAAAAAATCGCCCTGGCCCGGGAGACCTGCAAATTTCTGGATCTGGATGCCCTGGTGATTGTGGGCGGTGATGATTCCAACACCAATGCGGCTTTCCTTGCCCAGGAACTCTACAACGACGGGATTCAGGTCATGGGGGTGCCCAAAACCATTGACGGCGATCTGCAGGCCCGGGACAAGGACGATAACCAGCTGGTGGCCATTTCCTTTGGCTTCCACACCGCCGCCCGGGCCTTTGCCAATGATATCAGCAACCTCTCCACGGACTGCAGCTCAGATGTTAAATACTGGCATATCTGCAAGGTCATGGGCCGCTCCGCCAGCCACCTGGGGCTGGAAGTGGGCCTTCAGGTACACCCCAACATCCTGGTGATCGGCGAGGAGCTGGCCGAGTTTGTGGATACCGAACGGCTGGAGCGGGCCAAAAAACAGGGCACCATTGATTACACCGCCTATGGGATGACCCTGCGCCACATCTCCCGGGTGATCTGCGACGGAATCGTGCGCCGGGCGGCGGTGGGCAAAAACTACGGCGTGGTCATCATCCCCGAGGGGATACTTGAGTTTATCAATGAAATCCAGATCTTTATCATTAAACTCAACACCATTATCGCGGACTACAACAGCACCCATGATACGGATTTTCATTCGGATTTCCTCACCCTGGAGGAAAAACTCGATTACCTGCGCCGTCTGGCCCGGCTCTCCCGGGAGGAAAACACGTTCACCATCTGGAACACCCGGGATGACGACCTTTTCAATGACATCCCGGAATTCTTCCAGGAGGGGCTGCTTACCGAGCGCGACAGCCACGGCAATTTCCAGTTCTCCCAGGTGCAGACCGAAAAGGTGATCATGGGCCTGGTCAAGGACTACCTTAAGATCCTCCAGGAAAAAGGGGAATACAAGATCGGTATCGAGCGGCCCTGGTACCGGCGGACCATGGAAAACGGCGGGCTGGACCCGGATGCCTACGGGCCGGTGCTGTTTCACAACTACGGCACGGATGCGCATTTTCTGCTAACCCGCCCGGCGATCGTCTCGCTTAAAACCCTGAAACAGGAACTGGACAAGGCAGCCGGATTAAAATCCAATCCCGATATCCCCGGGCCGGTCAAAAAGATTTTCCAGGCCTCGGTGCCCAAGTTCAGCACCCAGGACCACTTTTATGGCTATGACGGCCGCGGCAACGACCCCACCTGGTTTGACTGCACCTATGCCTATAACCTGGGATGGGGGGTTTTCTCGCTGATTGCAAACAAAGCCACCGGCCAGATGGCGGGGATTAAAAACCTTGAGAAAAGCTTTGCCGACTGGGAGCCCATCGGCATCCCCATTGCCCCGATGATGCATCTGGAGGAACGGAAAAGCAAACTCGCCCTGGTTCTTGTGCGTACCACCGTTGACATTGATTCCCCGGCTTTCCAGGCGGTCAAATCGCTTCGGGAAAAATGGCTGGCCGCCCGCCCCGGGCCCGATGATTTCCGGCATCCCGGCCCGGTGCGCTATGCCGGCGAGGGCGAGGATGATCAGCCGCTTACGCTGATTTTAAACCATTTGGGTAATAATCACGAGAGATAA
- the aroB gene encoding 3-dehydroquinate synthase produces MKTRTISGQTGKSQILAGESLDNLAGYLPAGRTVIITDDNVERLYSAAFPSREVIPVGQGEAVKTLETVSAIYDQLIESQADRSVFLLGIGGGIVCDIAGFVASTYLRGVRFGYVPTTLLAQVDASVGGKTGVNFRGYKNMVGVFNQPGFVLCDPRVLKTLPARDLACGFAEVVKHAAIYDADYFEFLEQEASRARSLDPEVMTRVVYDSIAIKADVVSRDEREKGERRKLNFGHTFGHAVEKTEGLPHGEAVAIGMMMAARLSMSRHMLDQKSVDRLAALLSAFHLPLESQVDQKQIMDALARDKKREGDEIHFVLLERLGRAVVQAIPISELQELIGLSE; encoded by the coding sequence ATGAAAACACGCACCATATCCGGCCAGACCGGCAAGTCCCAAATTCTGGCGGGCGAATCTTTAGACAACCTGGCGGGTTATCTGCCCGCCGGACGCACTGTCATCATTACCGATGATAATGTCGAAAGGCTCTACAGCGCCGCGTTTCCCAGCCGGGAGGTGATCCCCGTCGGCCAGGGCGAGGCCGTTAAGACCCTGGAGACCGTATCCGCGATTTATGACCAGCTGATCGAATCCCAGGCGGACCGCTCGGTATTCCTGTTGGGCATCGGCGGCGGGATTGTCTGTGATATTGCCGGGTTTGTCGCATCCACTTACCTGCGTGGCGTGCGCTTCGGATACGTGCCCACCACGCTGCTGGCCCAGGTGGATGCCAGCGTGGGCGGCAAGACCGGGGTGAATTTTCGGGGGTATAAGAATATGGTGGGGGTGTTCAATCAGCCCGGGTTTGTGCTGTGCGACCCCCGGGTGTTAAAGACCCTGCCGGCAAGAGACCTTGCCTGCGGATTTGCCGAGGTGGTCAAACACGCGGCCATTTACGATGCGGATTATTTTGAGTTTCTGGAGCAGGAAGCGAGCCGTGCCCGATCCCTTGATCCTGAAGTCATGACGCGGGTGGTGTATGATTCCATTGCCATCAAGGCCGATGTGGTGAGCCGGGATGAGCGGGAAAAAGGCGAGCGCCGCAAATTGAACTTCGGCCATACCTTCGGCCATGCGGTGGAAAAAACCGAAGGCCTGCCGCATGGGGAGGCGGTTGCCATCGGGATGATGATGGCCGCACGCCTGTCCATGAGCCGGCATATGCTGGATCAAAAATCCGTCGATCGCCTGGCCGCCTTGCTGTCGGCATTCCACCTGCCTCTTGAAAGCCAAGTGGACCAAAAACAAATCATGGATGCCCTGGCCCGGGACAAAAAGCGCGAAGGCGATGAAATCCACTTCGTGCTTTTGGAACGCCTCGGCCGGGCCGTGGTTCAGGCTATTCCCATCAGTGAATTGCAGGAGTTGATTGGACTTTCGGAATGA
- a CDS encoding nucleotidyltransferase: protein MLTSSDFKELLNLFEKHNIRYLIVGGYAVMKYSEPRFTKDLDVFIATDQDNAKRVYEALKEFGAPLEDLSPEDFTHKGYFYQMGRPPLRVDIMMSIPGVEFNSAWENRRLVELNDNRVFFISRQDLIQAKKASGRPQDQIDLEKLKKAEDLDDSSGH from the coding sequence ATGCTGACGAGTTCAGACTTCAAAGAACTGTTGAATCTTTTCGAAAAGCATAACATTCGGTATCTTATTGTGGGTGGGTATGCTGTCATGAAATACAGCGAACCTCGCTTCACGAAAGATCTTGATGTGTTTATTGCCACGGATCAAGATAATGCAAAAAGGGTTTATGAAGCTTTAAAGGAGTTTGGGGCACCGCTTGAAGATCTTTCGCCGGAGGACTTCACACACAAAGGCTATTTTTATCAAATGGGCAGACCTCCGCTGCGTGTGGATATTATGATGTCTATTCCGGGTGTGGAGTTTAATAGCGCATGGGAAAATCGAAGATTAGTTGAACTCAATGACAACAGGGTCTTTTTTATTTCCAGGCAGGATCTCATTCAGGCAAAGAAAGCCAGCGGCCGGCCGCAGGATCAAATCGACCTCGAAAAGCTCAAAAAAGCTGAAGATTTGGACGATAGTTCTGGCCACTAA